In Helicoverpa zea isolate HzStark_Cry1AcR chromosome 3, ilHelZeax1.1, whole genome shotgun sequence, the following proteins share a genomic window:
- the LOC124645735 gene encoding tetratricopeptide repeat protein 14 homolog isoform X2 has translation MDPSLDASLVTQSINYHGQQLQKTWEAERGEDDLTKIGVGALDFAVYQSRHKHLTFQDRGKRLKLHQFIAKEANALFDTSIMEETPSSSSLGADAPTPEDNLYALMPPFETFLNVDKSARLRHFFDNVKTGELIIGAVINRTASGMMLKVLCTAGPTSRYVADINVKAFLPVTNIIPAVDKKNVSRNYLMNDTVCCEVIEVIPDTDKMVCGMKGITRGPDDAPPKPPLGLLSTDDFPLVYKKTVDMKGESYEAILEKSPGFNNPNCVQYLSELLGISNMHCTNFSSLRGGFTPAEYADELRQAQASKWAFRSVAEGIEHFKAGRHSEAFQCLNKALSIDPRNVEGLVARGALYANSGTFKKAIEDFETSLKLNPNHANARKYLGETLVALGRSYEDENKITEAQKAYEDCLAIIPFHEEAQNSLDFLKSKTSATKPLIEPAELLLPGLTGAKSYEMKETLKQLLNLTEKKDKKKKKKRGKGKKKRSSSSSSSSSDSSSSSSSSESSSSSSDSNSEGPNRKKKRRSQPNNKRQRSLSPLSKRMEMLGAPEAGSRTHNSQFNHPYGYQPPPPPVEEVNPEPQRSQADIDYELKVRKFLEMTKEDSDYEDKVRNFLEETAQYKRNRKMQELGQQPQPGADRDKKKKKKKDKSVPFTELFDLTGKKKKESKRKRKEQEREEKRKAKIARAAANNDYSLRDLENIGDKKLRDAIRKELKGKKRDLSSDGEYDRKHDKRMLDDMHGLEELESKLSAYHVMVEKEVLHKRDGRSSLSPDQAPPPPLEKPKWKMSMSAVKDTVKKKETPVPKGYKEHYAFEDSSDDSQENPKPSPSSGDKNVSVRRAMAMKEPPPLPSAPPPNKREPDPPGTEPSHPVRKGNIVLDKFGSFRLAQEGETPVSVGDGRPEQFVTRIKPPSPSGRRPRSPPSPRRHSSNSSDDERRSKRSRSRSRPRKYRSRSRSRSRSASSASGSGASRRRRSASPRSRSRSDASRSYYSRSRSRSRSGSRFRRFVRRGNWRGRGGFERGTYYRPRFHTYNGGGGRGRGRGGGDFRRDDGRRFQQEWRDNRSRGGRPFRPRRGGGGRGRPFRGGFRDFRDRRGGRYSRSRSPERTRRSRSYSPERRDKDRDSYSRYSERDSHRSEGEYEEERYVDRKEYDGKWADGNEPERNSHPEEKQPAEQAPKE, from the exons ATGGACCCTTCTTTGGATGCGTCCTTAGTGACGCAATCCATTAACTACCATGGTCAGCAACTTCAAAAAACGTGGGAAGCAGAGAGAGGGGAAGACGATTTGACAAAAATTGGCGTGGGTGCATTGGATTTCGCTGTATACCAGTCGAGGCACAAGCACCTGACGTTTCAAGATCGTGGCAAGCGGCTGAAGCTTCACCAGTTCATTGCTAAGGAGGCAAATGCGTTGTTCGACACTTCAATTATGGAGGAAACACCATCGTCGTCTAGCCTTGGAGCAGACGCGCCTACACCGGAAGACA ATCTGTATGCTTTAATGCCACCTTTCGAAACATTCTTGAATGTTGACAAATCTGCGAGATTAAGGCATTTCTTTGAT AATGTGAAGACCGGAGAACTAATAATAGGAGCGGTCATCAACAGGACGGCTTCCGGCATGATGCTAAAGGTGCTTTGCACTGCCGGCCCGACCTCCAGATATGTAGCTGACATCAATGTGAAG GCATTTTTACCAGTTACAAATATCATACCAGCTGTGGACAAGAAAAACGTGTCAAGAAACTACCTGATGAATGACACGGTATGCTGTGAAGTGATAGAAGTTATCCCTGACACTGACAAAATGGTGTGCGGCATGAAAGGAATCACCCGCGGGCCCGATGACGCTCCGCCTAAGCCGCCGCTAGGCCTTCTCAGCACCGACGACTTCCCTCTCGTCTACAA GAAAACTGTGGATATGAAGGGTGAGAGCTATGAGGCCATACTGGAGAAGAGTCCAGGCTTCAATAACCCCAACTGCGTCCAATATCTTTCTGAACTCCTCGGAATCTCCAACATGCACTGCACCAACTTTTCGTCATTGAG gGGAGGATTTACTCCAGCGGAATATGCAGATGAACTTCGTCAAGCACAAGCAAGCAAGTGGGCGTTCCGTTCGGTCGCTGAAGGAATTGAACATTTCAAAGCCGGCCGACACTCGGAGGCATTCCAATGCCTCAATAAGGCGTTAAGTATCGACCCCAGGAACGTCGAAGGATTAGTTGCAAGAGGAGCCCTATACGCCAATAGCGGAACTTTCAAAAAAGCGATAGAAGACTTTGAAACATCTTTAAAATTGAATCCAAATCATGCCAACGCAAGGAAGTATTTAGGAGAGACATTAGTAGCACTGGGTCGAAGTTACGAGGACGAAAATAAGATCACTGAAGCACAGAAAGCGTATGAAGACTGTTTGGCGATCATTCCTTTCCATGAAGAGGCTCAGAATTCCCTGGACTTCTTGAAGAGTAAAACGTCAGCTACGAAGCCATTGATTGAACCAGCTGAGTTGCTTCTGCCTGGTTTGACGGGAGCCAAGTCTTATGAGATGAAGGAGACGTTGAAGCAATTGTTGAATTTGACAGAGAAGAAGgataaaaagaagaagaagaagcgcgGCAAGGGTAAGAAGAAGCGATCGAGCAGCTCGTCGTCATCGTCAAGTGATTCGTCCAGCTCCAGTTCATCATCAGAGTCTTCGTCGTCATCGTCCGATAGCA ATTCCGAAGGTCCCAACCGTAAGAAGAAGCGTCGTTCTCAACCCAACAACAAGAGGCAACGCTCCCTGTCGCCTCTCAGCAAACGTATGGAGATGCTCGGAGCTCCCGAAGCCGGGTCACGTACGCACAACTCGCAGTTTAACCATCCGTATGGGTACCAGCCGCCGCCACCGCCTGTTGAAGAAGTCAACCCTGAACCGCAGAGGTCGCAGGCTGATATTGATTATGAATTGAAG GTACGCAAGTTCCTCGAGATGACCAAAGAGGATTCGGACTACGAAGATAAAGTGCGGAACTTCTTGGAAGAAACTGCTCAATACAAGCGCAACCGCAAGATGCAGGAGTTAGGCCAGCAGCCGCAGCCCGGCGCCGATAgagacaagaagaaaaagaagaagaaagataaGTCAGTACCTTTCACTGAACTTTTCGATTTGACTGG gaaaaagaagaaagaaTCTAAAAGGAAGCGCAAGGAGCAAGAACGCGAGGAGAAGCGAAAGGCTAAGATAGCCCGCGCTGCCGCCAACAACGATTACAGTTTACGTGACCTGGAGAACATTGGGGACAAGAAACTTAGAGATGCCATCAG AAAAGAGTTGAAAGGCAAGAAGCGCGATCTCAGCTCAGACGGCGAATATGACAGGAAACATGACAAGAG GATGCTAGACGATATGCACGGTCTCGAGGAGCTGGAGTCGAAGCTGAGCGCGTACCACGTAATGGTGGAGAAGGAAGTGCTGCACAAGCGCGACGGCCGCTCCTCGCTCAGCCCCGAccaggcgccgccgccgccgctcgaGAAACCCAAGTGGAAGATGTCCATGAGCGCGGTCAAAGACAC GGTCAAGAAGAAGGAAACTCCTGTGCCCAAAGGTTACAAAGAACATTATGCATTTGAAGACAGCTCAGATGATTCACAAGAGAATCCTAAG CCATCACCATCAAGCGGCGATAAGAACGTGTCGGTGCGTCGCGCAATGGCCATGAAGgagccgccgccgctgccgtcAGCGCCGCCGCCGAACAAACGGGAGCCTGACCCGCCGGGGACCGAACCTTCGCATCCT GTTCGTAAAGGCAACATAGTCCTAGACAAATTCGGTTCATTCCGGCTGGCTCAAGAGGGAGAGACTCCGGTGTCGGTCGGCGACGGCCGGCCCGAGCAGTTCGTGACGCGCATCAAGCCGCCCTCGCCGTCCGGCCGCCGCCCGCGCTCGCCTCCATCACCCAGGCGACACTCTTCCAACTCCTCAGATGATGAGAGGAGATCTAAGCGCTCGAGGAGCAG GTCACGGCCCCGCAAGTACCGCTCGCGCTCCCGCTCCCGCTCCCGCTCGGCGTCGAGCGCGAGCGGCTCGGGGGcgtcgcgccgccgccgctccgCCTCGCCGCGCTCCCGCTCGCGCTCCGACGCCAGCCGCTCCTACTACTCACGCAGCAGATCACGATCACGGTCGGGCTCAAG GTTCCGTCGTTTCGTTCGTCGTGGCAACTGGCGGGGTCGTGGCGGTTTCGAGCGCGGCACGTACTACCGACCTCGCTTCCACACGTACAACGGGGGCGGAGGCCGAGGCCGCGGCCGCGGGGGCGGAGACTTCCGCAGAGACGACGGACGACGCTTCCAGCAGGAGTGGCGCGATAACCGCTCGAGAGGAGGCAGGCCCTTCAGACCCAGGCGTGGTGGTGGCGGACGGGGTAGACCGTTCAG AGGTGGTTTCCGAGACTTCAGAGATCGTAGAGGCGGCCGCTACTCAAGATCGCGAAGCCCTGAAAGAACGCGCAGATCTAGATCGTACAGCCCTGAAAGACGCGACAAGGACAGAGACAG TTACTCCCGCTACTCTGAGCGTGATAGCCACCGTAGCGAGGGTGAATATGAAGAAGAAAGATACGTGGACAGAAAGGAATACGACGGCAAGTGGGCTGATGGCAACGAACCCGAGAGGAACTCCCATCCCGAGGAGAAACAGCCCGCCGAACAAGCCCCCAAAGAATAA
- the LOC124645735 gene encoding tetratricopeptide repeat protein 14 homolog isoform X3 translates to MDPSLDASLVTQSINYHGQQLQKTWEAERGEDDLTKIGVGALDFAVYQSRHKHLTFQDRGKRLKLHQFIAKEANALFDTSIMEETPSSSSLGADAPTPEDNLYALMPPFETFLNVDKSARLRHFFDNVKTGELIIGAVINRTASGMMLKVLCTAGPTSRYVADINVKAFLPVTNIIPAVDKKNVSRNYLMNDTVCCEVIEVIPDTDKMVCGMKGITRGPDDAPPKPPLGLLSTDDFPLVYKKTVDMKGESYEAILEKSPGFNNPNCVQYLSELLGISNMHCTNFSSLRGGFTPAEYADELRQAQASKWAFRSVAEGIEHFKAGRHSEAFQCLNKALSIDPRNVEGLVARGALYANSGTFKKAIEDFETSLKLNPNHANARKYLGETLVALGRSYEDENKITEAQKAYEDCLAIIPFHEEAQNSLDFLKSKTSATKPLIEPAELLLPGLTGAKSYEMKETLKQLLNLTEKKDKKKKKKRGKGKKKRSSSSSSSSSDSSSSSSSSESSSSSSDSSDSEGPNRKKKRRSQPNNKRQRSLSPLSKRMEMLGAPEAGSRTHNSQFNHPYGYQPPPPPVEEVNPEPQRSQADIDYELKVRKFLEMTKEDSDYEDKVRNFLEETAQYKRNRKMQELGQQPQPGADRDKKKKKKKDKSVPFTELFDLTGKKKKESKRKRKEQEREEKRKAKIARAAANNDYSLRDLENIGDKKLRDAIRKELKGKKRDLSSDGEYDRKHDKRMLDDMHGLEELESKLSAYHVMVEKEVLHKRDGRSSLSPDQAPPPPLEKPKWKMSMSAVKDTVKKKETPVPKGYKEHYAFEDSSDDSQENPKPSPSSGDKNVSVRRAMAMKEPPPLPSAPPPNKREPDPPGTEPSHPVRKGNIVLDKFGSFRLAQEGETPVSVGDGRPEQFVTRIKPPSPSGRRPRSPPSPRRHSSNSSDDERRSKRSRSRSRPRKYRSRSRSRSRSASSASGSGASRRRRSASPRSRSRSDASRSYYSRSRSRSRFRRFVRRGNWRGRGGFERGTYYRPRFHTYNGGGGRGRGRGGGDFRRDDGRRFQQEWRDNRSRGGRPFRPRRGGGGRGRPFRGGFRDFRDRRGGRYSRSRSPERTRRSRSYSPERRDKDRDSYSRYSERDSHRSEGEYEEERYVDRKEYDGKWADGNEPERNSHPEEKQPAEQAPKE, encoded by the exons ATGGACCCTTCTTTGGATGCGTCCTTAGTGACGCAATCCATTAACTACCATGGTCAGCAACTTCAAAAAACGTGGGAAGCAGAGAGAGGGGAAGACGATTTGACAAAAATTGGCGTGGGTGCATTGGATTTCGCTGTATACCAGTCGAGGCACAAGCACCTGACGTTTCAAGATCGTGGCAAGCGGCTGAAGCTTCACCAGTTCATTGCTAAGGAGGCAAATGCGTTGTTCGACACTTCAATTATGGAGGAAACACCATCGTCGTCTAGCCTTGGAGCAGACGCGCCTACACCGGAAGACA ATCTGTATGCTTTAATGCCACCTTTCGAAACATTCTTGAATGTTGACAAATCTGCGAGATTAAGGCATTTCTTTGAT AATGTGAAGACCGGAGAACTAATAATAGGAGCGGTCATCAACAGGACGGCTTCCGGCATGATGCTAAAGGTGCTTTGCACTGCCGGCCCGACCTCCAGATATGTAGCTGACATCAATGTGAAG GCATTTTTACCAGTTACAAATATCATACCAGCTGTGGACAAGAAAAACGTGTCAAGAAACTACCTGATGAATGACACGGTATGCTGTGAAGTGATAGAAGTTATCCCTGACACTGACAAAATGGTGTGCGGCATGAAAGGAATCACCCGCGGGCCCGATGACGCTCCGCCTAAGCCGCCGCTAGGCCTTCTCAGCACCGACGACTTCCCTCTCGTCTACAA GAAAACTGTGGATATGAAGGGTGAGAGCTATGAGGCCATACTGGAGAAGAGTCCAGGCTTCAATAACCCCAACTGCGTCCAATATCTTTCTGAACTCCTCGGAATCTCCAACATGCACTGCACCAACTTTTCGTCATTGAG gGGAGGATTTACTCCAGCGGAATATGCAGATGAACTTCGTCAAGCACAAGCAAGCAAGTGGGCGTTCCGTTCGGTCGCTGAAGGAATTGAACATTTCAAAGCCGGCCGACACTCGGAGGCATTCCAATGCCTCAATAAGGCGTTAAGTATCGACCCCAGGAACGTCGAAGGATTAGTTGCAAGAGGAGCCCTATACGCCAATAGCGGAACTTTCAAAAAAGCGATAGAAGACTTTGAAACATCTTTAAAATTGAATCCAAATCATGCCAACGCAAGGAAGTATTTAGGAGAGACATTAGTAGCACTGGGTCGAAGTTACGAGGACGAAAATAAGATCACTGAAGCACAGAAAGCGTATGAAGACTGTTTGGCGATCATTCCTTTCCATGAAGAGGCTCAGAATTCCCTGGACTTCTTGAAGAGTAAAACGTCAGCTACGAAGCCATTGATTGAACCAGCTGAGTTGCTTCTGCCTGGTTTGACGGGAGCCAAGTCTTATGAGATGAAGGAGACGTTGAAGCAATTGTTGAATTTGACAGAGAAGAAGgataaaaagaagaagaagaagcgcgGCAAGGGTAAGAAGAAGCGATCGAGCAGCTCGTCGTCATCGTCAAGTGATTCGTCCAGCTCCAGTTCATCATCAGAGTCTTCGTCGTCATCGTCCGATAGCAGTG ATTCCGAAGGTCCCAACCGTAAGAAGAAGCGTCGTTCTCAACCCAACAACAAGAGGCAACGCTCCCTGTCGCCTCTCAGCAAACGTATGGAGATGCTCGGAGCTCCCGAAGCCGGGTCACGTACGCACAACTCGCAGTTTAACCATCCGTATGGGTACCAGCCGCCGCCACCGCCTGTTGAAGAAGTCAACCCTGAACCGCAGAGGTCGCAGGCTGATATTGATTATGAATTGAAG GTACGCAAGTTCCTCGAGATGACCAAAGAGGATTCGGACTACGAAGATAAAGTGCGGAACTTCTTGGAAGAAACTGCTCAATACAAGCGCAACCGCAAGATGCAGGAGTTAGGCCAGCAGCCGCAGCCCGGCGCCGATAgagacaagaagaaaaagaagaagaaagataaGTCAGTACCTTTCACTGAACTTTTCGATTTGACTGG gaaaaagaagaaagaaTCTAAAAGGAAGCGCAAGGAGCAAGAACGCGAGGAGAAGCGAAAGGCTAAGATAGCCCGCGCTGCCGCCAACAACGATTACAGTTTACGTGACCTGGAGAACATTGGGGACAAGAAACTTAGAGATGCCATCAG AAAAGAGTTGAAAGGCAAGAAGCGCGATCTCAGCTCAGACGGCGAATATGACAGGAAACATGACAAGAG GATGCTAGACGATATGCACGGTCTCGAGGAGCTGGAGTCGAAGCTGAGCGCGTACCACGTAATGGTGGAGAAGGAAGTGCTGCACAAGCGCGACGGCCGCTCCTCGCTCAGCCCCGAccaggcgccgccgccgccgctcgaGAAACCCAAGTGGAAGATGTCCATGAGCGCGGTCAAAGACAC GGTCAAGAAGAAGGAAACTCCTGTGCCCAAAGGTTACAAAGAACATTATGCATTTGAAGACAGCTCAGATGATTCACAAGAGAATCCTAAG CCATCACCATCAAGCGGCGATAAGAACGTGTCGGTGCGTCGCGCAATGGCCATGAAGgagccgccgccgctgccgtcAGCGCCGCCGCCGAACAAACGGGAGCCTGACCCGCCGGGGACCGAACCTTCGCATCCT GTTCGTAAAGGCAACATAGTCCTAGACAAATTCGGTTCATTCCGGCTGGCTCAAGAGGGAGAGACTCCGGTGTCGGTCGGCGACGGCCGGCCCGAGCAGTTCGTGACGCGCATCAAGCCGCCCTCGCCGTCCGGCCGCCGCCCGCGCTCGCCTCCATCACCCAGGCGACACTCTTCCAACTCCTCAGATGATGAGAGGAGATCTAAGCGCTCGAGGAGCAG GTCACGGCCCCGCAAGTACCGCTCGCGCTCCCGCTCCCGCTCCCGCTCGGCGTCGAGCGCGAGCGGCTCGGGGGcgtcgcgccgccgccgctccgCCTCGCCGCGCTCCCGCTCGCGCTCCGACGCCAGCCGCTCCTACTACTCACGCAGCAGATCACGATCACG GTTCCGTCGTTTCGTTCGTCGTGGCAACTGGCGGGGTCGTGGCGGTTTCGAGCGCGGCACGTACTACCGACCTCGCTTCCACACGTACAACGGGGGCGGAGGCCGAGGCCGCGGCCGCGGGGGCGGAGACTTCCGCAGAGACGACGGACGACGCTTCCAGCAGGAGTGGCGCGATAACCGCTCGAGAGGAGGCAGGCCCTTCAGACCCAGGCGTGGTGGTGGCGGACGGGGTAGACCGTTCAG AGGTGGTTTCCGAGACTTCAGAGATCGTAGAGGCGGCCGCTACTCAAGATCGCGAAGCCCTGAAAGAACGCGCAGATCTAGATCGTACAGCCCTGAAAGACGCGACAAGGACAGAGACAG TTACTCCCGCTACTCTGAGCGTGATAGCCACCGTAGCGAGGGTGAATATGAAGAAGAAAGATACGTGGACAGAAAGGAATACGACGGCAAGTGGGCTGATGGCAACGAACCCGAGAGGAACTCCCATCCCGAGGAGAAACAGCCCGCCGAACAAGCCCCCAAAGAATAA
- the LOC124645735 gene encoding tetratricopeptide repeat protein 14 homolog isoform X1 yields the protein MDPSLDASLVTQSINYHGQQLQKTWEAERGEDDLTKIGVGALDFAVYQSRHKHLTFQDRGKRLKLHQFIAKEANALFDTSIMEETPSSSSLGADAPTPEDNLYALMPPFETFLNVDKSARLRHFFDNVKTGELIIGAVINRTASGMMLKVLCTAGPTSRYVADINVKAFLPVTNIIPAVDKKNVSRNYLMNDTVCCEVIEVIPDTDKMVCGMKGITRGPDDAPPKPPLGLLSTDDFPLVYKKTVDMKGESYEAILEKSPGFNNPNCVQYLSELLGISNMHCTNFSSLRGGFTPAEYADELRQAQASKWAFRSVAEGIEHFKAGRHSEAFQCLNKALSIDPRNVEGLVARGALYANSGTFKKAIEDFETSLKLNPNHANARKYLGETLVALGRSYEDENKITEAQKAYEDCLAIIPFHEEAQNSLDFLKSKTSATKPLIEPAELLLPGLTGAKSYEMKETLKQLLNLTEKKDKKKKKKRGKGKKKRSSSSSSSSSDSSSSSSSSESSSSSSDSSDSEGPNRKKKRRSQPNNKRQRSLSPLSKRMEMLGAPEAGSRTHNSQFNHPYGYQPPPPPVEEVNPEPQRSQADIDYELKVRKFLEMTKEDSDYEDKVRNFLEETAQYKRNRKMQELGQQPQPGADRDKKKKKKKDKSVPFTELFDLTGKKKKESKRKRKEQEREEKRKAKIARAAANNDYSLRDLENIGDKKLRDAIRKELKGKKRDLSSDGEYDRKHDKRMLDDMHGLEELESKLSAYHVMVEKEVLHKRDGRSSLSPDQAPPPPLEKPKWKMSMSAVKDTVKKKETPVPKGYKEHYAFEDSSDDSQENPKPSPSSGDKNVSVRRAMAMKEPPPLPSAPPPNKREPDPPGTEPSHPVRKGNIVLDKFGSFRLAQEGETPVSVGDGRPEQFVTRIKPPSPSGRRPRSPPSPRRHSSNSSDDERRSKRSRSRSRPRKYRSRSRSRSRSASSASGSGASRRRRSASPRSRSRSDASRSYYSRSRSRSRSGSRFRRFVRRGNWRGRGGFERGTYYRPRFHTYNGGGGRGRGRGGGDFRRDDGRRFQQEWRDNRSRGGRPFRPRRGGGGRGRPFRGGFRDFRDRRGGRYSRSRSPERTRRSRSYSPERRDKDRDSYSRYSERDSHRSEGEYEEERYVDRKEYDGKWADGNEPERNSHPEEKQPAEQAPKE from the exons ATGGACCCTTCTTTGGATGCGTCCTTAGTGACGCAATCCATTAACTACCATGGTCAGCAACTTCAAAAAACGTGGGAAGCAGAGAGAGGGGAAGACGATTTGACAAAAATTGGCGTGGGTGCATTGGATTTCGCTGTATACCAGTCGAGGCACAAGCACCTGACGTTTCAAGATCGTGGCAAGCGGCTGAAGCTTCACCAGTTCATTGCTAAGGAGGCAAATGCGTTGTTCGACACTTCAATTATGGAGGAAACACCATCGTCGTCTAGCCTTGGAGCAGACGCGCCTACACCGGAAGACA ATCTGTATGCTTTAATGCCACCTTTCGAAACATTCTTGAATGTTGACAAATCTGCGAGATTAAGGCATTTCTTTGAT AATGTGAAGACCGGAGAACTAATAATAGGAGCGGTCATCAACAGGACGGCTTCCGGCATGATGCTAAAGGTGCTTTGCACTGCCGGCCCGACCTCCAGATATGTAGCTGACATCAATGTGAAG GCATTTTTACCAGTTACAAATATCATACCAGCTGTGGACAAGAAAAACGTGTCAAGAAACTACCTGATGAATGACACGGTATGCTGTGAAGTGATAGAAGTTATCCCTGACACTGACAAAATGGTGTGCGGCATGAAAGGAATCACCCGCGGGCCCGATGACGCTCCGCCTAAGCCGCCGCTAGGCCTTCTCAGCACCGACGACTTCCCTCTCGTCTACAA GAAAACTGTGGATATGAAGGGTGAGAGCTATGAGGCCATACTGGAGAAGAGTCCAGGCTTCAATAACCCCAACTGCGTCCAATATCTTTCTGAACTCCTCGGAATCTCCAACATGCACTGCACCAACTTTTCGTCATTGAG gGGAGGATTTACTCCAGCGGAATATGCAGATGAACTTCGTCAAGCACAAGCAAGCAAGTGGGCGTTCCGTTCGGTCGCTGAAGGAATTGAACATTTCAAAGCCGGCCGACACTCGGAGGCATTCCAATGCCTCAATAAGGCGTTAAGTATCGACCCCAGGAACGTCGAAGGATTAGTTGCAAGAGGAGCCCTATACGCCAATAGCGGAACTTTCAAAAAAGCGATAGAAGACTTTGAAACATCTTTAAAATTGAATCCAAATCATGCCAACGCAAGGAAGTATTTAGGAGAGACATTAGTAGCACTGGGTCGAAGTTACGAGGACGAAAATAAGATCACTGAAGCACAGAAAGCGTATGAAGACTGTTTGGCGATCATTCCTTTCCATGAAGAGGCTCAGAATTCCCTGGACTTCTTGAAGAGTAAAACGTCAGCTACGAAGCCATTGATTGAACCAGCTGAGTTGCTTCTGCCTGGTTTGACGGGAGCCAAGTCTTATGAGATGAAGGAGACGTTGAAGCAATTGTTGAATTTGACAGAGAAGAAGgataaaaagaagaagaagaagcgcgGCAAGGGTAAGAAGAAGCGATCGAGCAGCTCGTCGTCATCGTCAAGTGATTCGTCCAGCTCCAGTTCATCATCAGAGTCTTCGTCGTCATCGTCCGATAGCAGTG ATTCCGAAGGTCCCAACCGTAAGAAGAAGCGTCGTTCTCAACCCAACAACAAGAGGCAACGCTCCCTGTCGCCTCTCAGCAAACGTATGGAGATGCTCGGAGCTCCCGAAGCCGGGTCACGTACGCACAACTCGCAGTTTAACCATCCGTATGGGTACCAGCCGCCGCCACCGCCTGTTGAAGAAGTCAACCCTGAACCGCAGAGGTCGCAGGCTGATATTGATTATGAATTGAAG GTACGCAAGTTCCTCGAGATGACCAAAGAGGATTCGGACTACGAAGATAAAGTGCGGAACTTCTTGGAAGAAACTGCTCAATACAAGCGCAACCGCAAGATGCAGGAGTTAGGCCAGCAGCCGCAGCCCGGCGCCGATAgagacaagaagaaaaagaagaagaaagataaGTCAGTACCTTTCACTGAACTTTTCGATTTGACTGG gaaaaagaagaaagaaTCTAAAAGGAAGCGCAAGGAGCAAGAACGCGAGGAGAAGCGAAAGGCTAAGATAGCCCGCGCTGCCGCCAACAACGATTACAGTTTACGTGACCTGGAGAACATTGGGGACAAGAAACTTAGAGATGCCATCAG AAAAGAGTTGAAAGGCAAGAAGCGCGATCTCAGCTCAGACGGCGAATATGACAGGAAACATGACAAGAG GATGCTAGACGATATGCACGGTCTCGAGGAGCTGGAGTCGAAGCTGAGCGCGTACCACGTAATGGTGGAGAAGGAAGTGCTGCACAAGCGCGACGGCCGCTCCTCGCTCAGCCCCGAccaggcgccgccgccgccgctcgaGAAACCCAAGTGGAAGATGTCCATGAGCGCGGTCAAAGACAC GGTCAAGAAGAAGGAAACTCCTGTGCCCAAAGGTTACAAAGAACATTATGCATTTGAAGACAGCTCAGATGATTCACAAGAGAATCCTAAG CCATCACCATCAAGCGGCGATAAGAACGTGTCGGTGCGTCGCGCAATGGCCATGAAGgagccgccgccgctgccgtcAGCGCCGCCGCCGAACAAACGGGAGCCTGACCCGCCGGGGACCGAACCTTCGCATCCT GTTCGTAAAGGCAACATAGTCCTAGACAAATTCGGTTCATTCCGGCTGGCTCAAGAGGGAGAGACTCCGGTGTCGGTCGGCGACGGCCGGCCCGAGCAGTTCGTGACGCGCATCAAGCCGCCCTCGCCGTCCGGCCGCCGCCCGCGCTCGCCTCCATCACCCAGGCGACACTCTTCCAACTCCTCAGATGATGAGAGGAGATCTAAGCGCTCGAGGAGCAG GTCACGGCCCCGCAAGTACCGCTCGCGCTCCCGCTCCCGCTCCCGCTCGGCGTCGAGCGCGAGCGGCTCGGGGGcgtcgcgccgccgccgctccgCCTCGCCGCGCTCCCGCTCGCGCTCCGACGCCAGCCGCTCCTACTACTCACGCAGCAGATCACGATCACGGTCGGGCTCAAG GTTCCGTCGTTTCGTTCGTCGTGGCAACTGGCGGGGTCGTGGCGGTTTCGAGCGCGGCACGTACTACCGACCTCGCTTCCACACGTACAACGGGGGCGGAGGCCGAGGCCGCGGCCGCGGGGGCGGAGACTTCCGCAGAGACGACGGACGACGCTTCCAGCAGGAGTGGCGCGATAACCGCTCGAGAGGAGGCAGGCCCTTCAGACCCAGGCGTGGTGGTGGCGGACGGGGTAGACCGTTCAG AGGTGGTTTCCGAGACTTCAGAGATCGTAGAGGCGGCCGCTACTCAAGATCGCGAAGCCCTGAAAGAACGCGCAGATCTAGATCGTACAGCCCTGAAAGACGCGACAAGGACAGAGACAG TTACTCCCGCTACTCTGAGCGTGATAGCCACCGTAGCGAGGGTGAATATGAAGAAGAAAGATACGTGGACAGAAAGGAATACGACGGCAAGTGGGCTGATGGCAACGAACCCGAGAGGAACTCCCATCCCGAGGAGAAACAGCCCGCCGAACAAGCCCCCAAAGAATAA